Proteins from a genomic interval of Chloroflexota bacterium:
- a CDS encoding SDR family oxidoreductase → IKDFSLKRLIEPAEVAAAAVFLASDESSAITGHTLVVSCGLHISHY, encoded by the coding sequence AATCAAGGACTTCTCGCTCAAGAGGCTTATTGAGCCTGCAGAAGTTGCGGCGGCGGCTGTTTTCCTGGCTTCCGATGAATCAAGCGCGATAACGGGCCATACGCTGGTGGTAAGCTGCGGCCTGCATATTTCGCATTACTAG